The following nucleotide sequence is from Bacteroidota bacterium.
AGAGTGAAAATATACCTGATAGGATATAAAAACAGCGGTAAATCAACTACCGGACGAAAACTGGCCAAGAAACTCGGGCTTACCTTTGTCGATCTCGATGAGTTAATTGGAAAACTCGATGGCCGTACAGTACCTGAAATTTTTTCTCAGGATGGCGAAGATGCTTTCCGAATAAAGGAACAAAAAGCGCTGCATCAAACAGAATCGTTAGACCAGGCTGTCATCAGCACCGGGGGTGGGGTGCCAAGGTTCTTCGACAACATGCAATTTATGAATAGCCATGGGATTACCATCTACCTGAAACTCGATGAGGAAACCCTGGTAGGGCGTCTGAAAAATGCCACACACAACAGACCCATTGTGCAAGGAAAAACGATCGAAGAATTGCACGAATACGTCCGTGATTTGCTTCAACGATTTGAGCATTGCTATCTCTCGGCCCACTATGTAGTCGATGCTAAAAACACTGCCCCGGAAGAATTGATCGCACGCATTCTGAGCACTACTCACGAACTGCTGCCTTAAAGTTCAATTTTCGATCCCATATTTGGTTTTATCTCAAAAAAAGGCAGAAATACACCTGCCCGATTCAGAATAAGCCAAAGCAACCTAAAAATCAAACCCGCAACTAATTCCTTTTACCCGCGTGAAACAGATGCCAATCAAAATACAGTACTTTAGGTACCTGTAAACGGCAATATTTTAATACTTTTAGCCCGATTTCATTGATAACCGTCAGATTTTCGTTTTGAAGTGCATGAAATAAATGACTGCAGATTGAAAATCTATGTAACTTAACGTTCATCACACAAGGATTTACTATTTATGAATCAGATTTACCGGCGACAGGAGCAGATTAATAAAGAGTTTTTACTCCTTGCCGGCTATTCTTTGCTTACTTTCGCTTCCGGTATTTTTCTTTCTACCTTCGATGTGCTGGTGCATGCCAGGTTTATTGAGGTGTTTGGTTACCGCTCTCTGGCGGCTTCCTACATTGTCGGCGGATTTGCAGGGGTATTATTCACCTACTTGTATCCAGTACTTTTTCGAAGAATAAGCACAAGAAATTTAAACCTTTCAATATTCACTCTTATTTTACTATTGGCAGGTACTTATCTGACTTGCAGTTTCTTGTTTACCTCGCGCAACCTGGCATTTTATGGTATGGTGTTGCTCTTTCCTGTAAATGTGCTTATGATGCTTGCGGTATGGCAATTTGGCAGAAAAATGCTAACCCCTATCCAATCGCGCAATATTACACCAAAAGCACGACTGGCCTACCTCGCCGGATTTGCACTGGGAGGACTCATTACCACATTAAGTCTGTATTTTTTCTATTTTCGGTTTATAACCCTTTTTTCGCTAATGGCCCTTACCGGCAGCTGGATGATACATTTAGCCGTTTTAGTGATTCTCCGTAAAAGAAAGTTAATTCGCACGGCTAAAGAAAAATATGTGCCAGTTTCAAACAACATCTTTTTGTTTCTTACCTCTCCACTTTCGAGGTACCTGCTTCTGTTTACCATCCTCTCAGCTATGATTGGCTTCAGCATCCATTTTGTGTTTATTAATCTGGCAGGAGCAGGTTTTCAGAATATCATCGGGGTATCAAAATTTTATGGATTGTTCTTGGCTGCATTAATGGTGTTTATTTATGGAATAGACCGGTTTTTGATAAAAAAAATTCTGTATTCATACGATTCGCCTTATAGCCTTATCCTCATTCCTGCTGTAATGTTGTTTACCCTGGCAGCCAGCATGGTGGCCAATCTCTTTTTCACTGGCTTATATCCACACGAGAATTTTACTCTGTTTTTCCTTTTTCTCACCCTCACTAAAGTGGGCTACGAAAGCCTAAAAGCCATTGTTCAGATTCCCTCATCCAGAACCCTTTATCAAGCCCTCGACATTCGGTTTAAGCAGGTAGCCCACCCGCGCATTGAAGGTTCTGCCATTATGCTGGGACTCGCTTTGAGCGGAGCATTTATCCTGGCGCTTTCCTTTCTAAGGTTCTTTAATCTTAATCTGATCATGTATTGGATTACCCTTCTTACACTGGGTTGGGGTTTTGTGGGCTATAAACTTTTAAAACAATACCAAGCCGATCAGGTTAAAGCTCTGAACCGGTTGCGCTACAAACAAACCATGCTTCTGAGCAAAGACCTTTACCAGGAGCGAATCTGGTCATCTCTTGCAAATTATGATTCCGTAAAAATTAATTGCATTCTGAATACTTTGTCGGAGTTGCATCCGATGGACTTTGAAAAATACCTGATAAGGCTATTGGCACATCCGCAAAAAGAAATTCGACAAGTGATGATTGGCAAAATATTGGAACACCATATTTTCAGTGCCCTTCCAGAACTCAAAAAACTTGAAGAAACAGGCGATGAGGATGAAATGGAGCTACTCAGGCTGGTTGAAAATACATTGAAATTGGAAATGCTCCTACCCAAAAAGCTTTCCGATATGCGCGAATTGACATTAAATGGGAATAAGACTCAAAGATTGAAGCTTGCAAATTCATTACAACAAGAACTGCCGGAAATAAAAGAAGAAATACTTTTCGAACTGATTAAAGATCCTGATCCTGATGTGCAACATGCAGGCATACGCTCCCTGGCACGAAGCCATGAGATTGAGTTTAATTACATCCTGCTCGACTACCTTTACCCTTCGAAATACAATCCATATGCTATTGAAGCTTTATGCAAAACGGGCCATAAAGCCCTGGATTACCTCGAAAGAGAACAGATGCTTCCGGATACACCCGAAATTGTAAAAGTACGTATTGCGCGTGTTTATGGGAAAATGGGTAGCCTGGAAGCCTTGGATAAGATTCTTGCCAATCTTGCTACCCAGGAACAGTTTGTATTGATGCAAAACCTGCAAACACTTATCGATTGTCACTTTCAGGCAAGCAGTGCCAATAAATATAAATTATTAAGTTTCTTTATCAAACAAGCCGGAATCATCACAAGTAACCTCAATCTATACCATTCATCCTGCCGAAAAAAAGGAATGGAGATGGTGGCTGAAGCATACCGGCAGGAAATTGATAAAAACTACGACCTCATCTTTAAACTGCTATCGCTGATTTATAACCCACAAATAATTGCCTCGATTAAACACATGTTGCTTGATGGAAGCCATTCGCAAGTGAACCATGCTATTGAACTGGTCGATACTTACTTCGACGAAGACATCAAACCCATATTTTTTCCACTGGTTGAAAACATCAGTCATGCAGAAAGACTTAAAAGGCTGGAGAACTTTTTTATACAACCCACCCTCAAGCGCGAAGAATTACTCCGTACAAGCCTCACAAGCGATTTTAACGTACTCTCTTATTATCCCAGAGCTTGCGTGATGCTCTACATTCTGCAAAACAAACTTGGGGACTTTGAGGAGGAAATCATTTTTAATGCTTACCATCAGGAACCTCTCTTAAGCGAAACGGCCATCTATGTTCTCCTTCATTTGCATCCACACAGGATAAAAAGCCTTATGCATCAGGACGATATGCACGAACACCTCACTGGGTTGATAAAATCAACCAAAAGTATGGCTATCGATGAGCTCTTTATTTTTCGCTTTATTGAACTCAAGGCTTATTCTGATTTTGCAGAACTCTCTGAGCAGGTAGCACTGCAATTGGCAAGACATGCCCGCAAAGTGGAATTAAAAAAAGGAGCCTCCTTCGATATCTCGCTGTTAGCAAAACAGGAGCGGCTGATAATGACTCAATCTACTGTTTTTAAAGGTGGTAAGAATTGTGTAATTTTGCTGGCTGATAATTTTCTGGATATTAGTTTGCTTCATGCACACGGAATAGATCAGCTTGTATGCGAAAATGCTGCCGAAATGTGGTTGTTCCCCGAATGGTTGGTTAAAAACATGCTGCACGATCATATTGACTTTGCGAACAAATACTTTTTATCAATCGAAAACCTGAAGGTAATCAAAGAATAACTATGAAAGTAAAACAAATATACTTCACAGCACCATCCTCACTTTGCGGTGGGGAATGGCTGGGTATTTTTGTTGAAAAACTAAAAATGGCTTTCGACCGTACCACCCGACAAACCTTCAATTGGGTAGTAAAATCCAATGAAAATGATGACTGGTCGAGAAACATCGCTGAATCGGATTTCTTTATGGTAATACTCGATGCACACGAGAACCACAACGAAGCCTTTTTGAATGAGCTGTATGCCATCAGCGACAACGTACAGAAAAAAGCCGCCAAGGAATTGCCTGCTCATTTTATCTTTAAAATATGCCTTACACCCTCAAAAGATATCAGGCAGCCTGCGCTGTTTCAACCTCTTTGCGGGTACAACTTTTTTGAGTATACCGGACGAAAAGACAACCTGTCAGTTTTCTCCTTCGACGAGCAGGATCAAAATGTAAAAGCCTGGAAACAATTGCTCGATATGGCTTTCGATTTCAAAGAAATATATTCGGCACCCACGACCAAAGAGATGGGCATTGAAATAAACCAAAAAAATATATACCTAAGCCTTTGCACATCAGACCTTCTGGCCGTTAGAAGCGAAATTAAACGCGAACTGCAACACCTGGGGTATAATGTGCTGCCCAAAATAGACCTCATGCATAATTTCAGCGATTTCGACGAAATTGTCACAGAGAACCTCCAGGTATGCTCTAATGTTTTACAACTCGTAGGAGCCAAATATGGCGAAATACCTGCCGATCAAAAAATTTCTGTTTTCGAAAGAGAGAATAACTTGTTTGGTAATTTTCTAAAAAGCAATAATAACCTAACCCGTTTGATCTGGATTCCGGACTCAGTGCGGAACAAAGAACAAAAACAGGAGTTGTATATTAACAGGCTTAAACAAAAAGAAGCGGACCAATCGACCGAAATCATTGAATCGACTGTTGATGAGTTTAAAGAAATTCTAAAATTGCGCCTTTCTGTGAAGCCGGCAGAATCGCCATTACCCAGTTCAAAAGGTGAAGTATACTACATTACCAGTAACCAAAAAGCAGTCGAGTCATTCAAGCAATACATTCTTCAACATAACCTCTCGTTGCAAACACTCGATTTAAACGATAAAGAAAATTTGTATCAACAGCACCTAGAGTTACTTAAGCGTACTAACCATGTAATTATCGATTGGGTTAAGAAAGACCGGCAGTGGCTTAACAGCAAACTCAGCGACCTTATAAAAGCTCCGGGTATGGGCAAAAAACAGAATTTTACCAGCATAGGAATAATAACCAATGGCCTACAACCCGATATCCAGGGCTACAAGTCATGGCTACCTGATATACAAATTATGCAACAGGAGAATCATGAAGAAATAAATAAATTCCTGGAAAAAATCCACGATTAAAGACCCTATCACTATGCAACCCGAATCTAATCAAATACTTCCTAATCCTTTTCCAGGTCTCAGACCATTTACCTCCGACGAAAGCCACTTGTTTTTCGGACGCGAAGGACAAAGTGAAACCATCGTAAATTATCTGTCAGAATATCGTTTTGCAGCAGTAACCGGCGCTTCTGGAAGCGGAAAGTCATCTCTTATTTATTGTGGTGTCATTCCTCTACTTTATGGAGGTTTTATCAGCCAGGCAGGTACCAACTGGAACATACTAGCCGCCAGGCCTGGAAGCAGCCCCATCTGGAACCTGGCAAAAACCTTTGCTAACCTCGAAGCTCAAAACAATGCAGCAACTGACCTTACGGAGTTAAACGAGTATTACTATTCTTTACTTAACCGCCATTCGCTAGGTCTTTCCGATGCCATTCAGCAGGCCTTTCCTGACCAGGAGGCTAATACCCTCCTTATCATCGACCAGTTTGAGGAATTGTTTCGTTACAAAGAAGCCAGGGGAAAAACTGAAGCACACATCGACGATCCAAGAGCATTTATAAAATTGTTGGTGAACATTGTAGAACAAAAGAAACTGCCGGTATATGTAGTCCTCACCATGCGTTCCGATTTTATTGGCGATTGCTCCGATTACCAGGACCTTACTTCGCTGATCAATAAAAGCAACTACCTGGTGCCCCAGATGACCCGAGAAGATTTTGAACAGGTAATCTGTGGCCCACTAAAGGTAAGTGGTTCAGAAATAGAACCCCGTCTGCTCCAGGAAGTACTCAATACCATCGAAAACAATCACGATCAACTCCCTGTGCTGCAACATGTGCTTATGCGCACCTGGGATTTCTGGAAAAAAAATGCAGCCCAATCGCAGAAAAATGCGCTTAGCCTGCGCGATTACCTGGCCGCAGGGAAACTGGAGAACGCTCTTTCGTTGCACGCCAACGAAGCATATAGCCAATTGAATGAAAAAGAAAGGGAATTGTGCAAAACGCTTTTTAAAGCCCTTACCGATAAAGGAATCGAAGGAAAAGGTATCCGCCGGCCAGCCACGGTGGCAGAAATAGCTGAAATCGGACAAGCACAACCCGAAGACATTATTCGGATAGTAGAATTATTCCGACAGCCAGGGCGCTCATTCTTAACTCCTGCCACACCCATTGAGCTAAATTCGAACTCTGTAATCGATATCTCGCACGAAAGCCTTATGCGAATATGGGACAAGCTGCGGGTTTGGGTTGACGAAGAAGCCTCGGCATCGCACATGTACCTGCGTTTGGTAGACCTGGCCGGGCAATATCAATCGGGACGTTCGGGCCTTATGCGTTCACCTGATTTACAAGTAGCACTCAACTGGCGAAAAACACAAAACCCGAACCGTGCCTGGGCCAGGCGTTACAACCCGGCTTTTGAAAAAGCCATGGTATTTTTAAACACCAGCGAGAAAAAATTTCAGCAAGACGAAGAAAGTAAGGTCAAAACTCAACGCCGCGAACTATCCCGTACACGTCGGTTGGCCATATTGTTGGGAGTTATCGCTGTGGCCTTTTTTGCCCTTATGTTTTATGCATACCGGCAAAGTCAGGAAGCAATAGCACAGAAGGAAAGGGCCGAATCGTATGCGAATTTGGTATTGGGTGAAAAAAATGAAGTAGTAGAAAAAGGCCGTGCAACTGAGTACCAGTTGATACGCGAACGCGAGAGGCTCGATTCTCTAACAAAAGCCCGGCAGGATCAATTGCTGCTTACTCCCGAAGAAGATCAGAACTACCAGCTGTTAATCGACGAGGTAACCCGTCGCACCCAGGAACTGGAACAAACAGCTCAGTTGATTGAAGTGGAAAAGAAACAAAACGAGCAACTTGCCAAATCGGCCAAAGAAGAGCGCTCCAAGGCTGAATCGATTGGTAAAGAAGAATTGCGCAAAAGAATGATTGTGCTTTCGAGTGCCCTTGCCGTCAGATCGACTCAGCTCGACGACAAACAATTGGCAGGTTTGCTCGCCTATCAGGCTTATTACATCAACCGTGAAAATGGTGGGCAAAGCAATCATCCCGACATCTACCGTGGCCTCTACAATGCCTTGCGCGAACTAAAAGGTCAACGTTACAATACGCTTCAGGGACATAACAGCCCCATTGTAAGCCTGGTGTTCGATGCACCCCGGAACCTGTTATACAGTGCCGATACCGATGGTTTAGTGAACCGATGGGGCTTTAAGAAAACACCCCAACAGGCAACAAAAATGCTTGAAAATCCGCTTGGCAACACCTGCCTCGATATTACAGGCGATGGCCGGTGGATGGCTACTGGAACTGAAACTGGCGAACTGCAATTGGTAAATACCCAGTTGACCTCCCAAACCCCTCGAACACTGGGAGCACATAAAGGGAAAGTCATCAATGTGCAATTTGTTCCTGGTAAAAATGCCATCATTACCTTAGGTGCCGATAATACGGTGAAATATTGGGATCTGCTTTCGGGCGAAGGAGAAGTAATACTGCGAGACAATTCAGGCTTCACAGACATAGATGCAGCGCCATCCGGACGAAGCATAATCTGCGTTACTGGAAATGGAAAGCTGATACGTTGGGATATTGAAAGTAAAACAAGCGAATTGATTTTTACTCATTCCACTTCGCTGCACTCCGTAGCCTACGATTTCGAAAGTGAGAAAATTGCGATGGGTGACCGTGAAGGTAAGGTTATTCTTTTTAATGCACTTACAGGAAAGCAAATAAAAAGCTTTTATGCACACGGCTCCAGGGTGCTTGATCTGCAATTCAGCCCCGACAACCGCATGCTGGCCAGTTCAGGTCTCGATGGACTTATCCGTATCTGGAACGTAGAGAACCTGAACGACTTACCAATAGAGATTCGCGAACATGAATCGTGGGTAGAATCTGTGGCCTTTAGTCCCGATGGAAAAAACCTGCTTTCGACCAGCAACGATCGGAACACTATCTACATCTGGCCGGTGAAAACAGAAAGCCTGGCCGATGAAATGTGTACCTACCTGACCCGTCAGCTTTCGCAAGCCGAATGGAACAGTTTTATTGGTAACGATGTACCTTACCGAAAAGTGTGCGAATAGATGAATTGTTGTGTTACCTTATTGCTTCCGATAATTTTCGAACTGTAAAATCTTTACCGGCTCGCCTTCTGAGAATGTTTTCTCCGGAGAGATTCCATTCATAAGACAAGTCATATCGATATTCCAACCATTGTTTGTGCGCTGGCTTAGACTTTCGATGGATTCTCCCTCCTGCGCTTTTACAATGTGTAACACTTTCACTCTGATACTGTTTTTTTCCTCTACGGTAAGGGTGCGTATGCTCAAGGCAGTTTCTTTTAATTTCGAAAACTCTGAGTCGAAGGCCACTCCGGCCATCTCGTAGGTAACCCCGTTTAATCTGAACCACAACAAGTGAATACCTGCAGGTTCGGCTCCTGTAGTGTCGGTAAGGGATAGAATATAAGCATCCAATCCATTCATGCTGATTTTTTCGGCCCGCTCAGGTTCTGTTTTATGCTCGGCGCGAATTTTTTCGGCCATCTTCTCGCCAAGTACCTCGGGATCCACATTCTCGCTGGCCAGCCCGAGATAAACCATCCCTTTCTGGTTGGTATCCACAGCCCCACAATAAGTGGGTGTATTGGTATGTTCCCATCCGTCCGGGAATTGCACAAAAAGATCCAGTACAGGGTGCATGAAATTGTTGTCCACAAATACACCATTAGCTGGGTTTTGGCCATAATACATTCCATCGAATTTTTGTAGAAAGGTTTCCCTGTCTTGAGCCAGATCAGGCTTCAGGGTATAGTTTCCTTTGGAAATTAGTTTGTCGATGTTTTTAACCCTGCTGGGAGTAAATGGGTGACTTGCAAAATAGCTGAATTTTTCTTGCTGCCCGGTAAGAAGCTCGACTTCTTTCGAGAGGTTAGTCAGTATGATGCCCAATTGAGCCGGATCATACCCGGCTTTTCCGGCGATCATCACCCCATATTTGTCGGCTTCTGTTTCGTGACTGCGGCTATATTTCGAAAGAAAAACCTGGCTAGTTGAGGCAATTGGTGCATTAATGATTCGACCCAGGTCTTCGCTCACCACGGTGCCAACAATAGCGCCAGGCAATTGTAACAAGGTAGGCAATATGCTTTTTTGCATTTGCTGAACCGAATGGCGCTGCTCGGAATGTACAATCTCGTGACCCATCACAGTGGCTATCTGAGCCTCGTTATTGGCCAGGCATATCAAACCCCGACTTATGTATACATGCCCCCCGGGTAATGCAAAGGCATTGGGCTCAGGCATATCGACCAATAAGAATTTATATTCGAAGAGCGGAGCCTTCAACTGGGCCATCAGTCGGGCGCCAATTTCCTGTATGTAGGCGGTGGCAGGGTCATGGTCATAAATACCAATCTGCTGTTCCACCTGAAGTGCACCTTCTTTTCCCAATTGCTTGTCGAGGTCGGTATTTTGCGCATTACCCAAAAGTGCGACCAGAGTAAAC
It contains:
- a CDS encoding shikimate kinase (catalyzes the formation of shikimate 3-phosphate from shikimate in aromatic amino acid biosynthesis) → MKIYLIGYKNSGKSTTGRKLAKKLGLTFVDLDELIGKLDGRTVPEIFSQDGEDAFRIKEQKALHQTESLDQAVISTGGGVPRFFDNMQFMNSHGITIYLKLDEETLVGRLKNATHNRPIVQGKTIEELHEYVRDLLQRFEHCYLSAHYVVDAKNTAPEELIARILSTTHELLP
- a CDS encoding M48 family metalloprotease: MFRTVKSIRSNFRYIFVPLFTLVALLGNAQNTDLDKQLGKEGALQVEQQIGIYDHDPATAYIQEIGARLMAQLKAPLFEYKFLLVDMPEPNAFALPGGHVYISRGLICLANNEAQIATVMGHEIVHSEQRHSVQQMQKSILPTLLQLPGAIVGTVVSEDLGRIINAPIASTSQVFLSKYSRSHETEADKYGVMIAGKAGYDPAQLGIILTNLSKEVELLTGQQEKFSYFASHPFTPSRVKNIDKLISKGNYTLKPDLAQDRETFLQKFDGMYYGQNPANGVFVDNNFMHPVLDLFVQFPDGWEHTNTPTYCGAVDTNQKGMVYLGLASENVDPEVLGEKMAEKIRAEHKTEPERAEKISMNGLDAYILSLTDTTGAEPAGIHLLWFRLNGVTYEMAGVAFDSEFSKLKETALSIRTLTVEEKNSIRVKVLHIVKAQEGESIESLSQRTNNGWNIDMTCLMNGISPEKTFSEGEPVKILQFENYRKQ